One region of Rhizobium sp. WYJ-E13 genomic DNA includes:
- the ccmI gene encoding c-type cytochrome biogenesis protein CcmI encodes MTIWVLFAVMTTAATAILLHPLSIWGRKAVSAKADAGKVYRDQLFELDEDIASGRISPDEYELAKAETARRLFKAVDNRRPTQSAQRSGRWLKHGIVAFLPLLSIALYISLGSPDLPSRPLAARLAEPGEDLAILVKKMEDHLAGHPEDGRAWDVIAPVYLRMGRVDDAAKAYRTAIRLDGADVPRLEGLSETLMATSNGIVTEEVLYELKQILTLEPNNPRARFYIALSLEQAGQPNAARGAFESLAKQSPADAPWLPLVNEHIAKNGGTAVAPSAEQAVPGGPTEQDVAAAETLSTGDRQQMIRAMVESLDAKLTADPDNFEGWMRLVRSYAVLNDKDRAADAVKRGLAAFPASGDQGRQLLALAREFGIATEGSVATEGSVE; translated from the coding sequence ATGACGATCTGGGTTCTTTTCGCGGTGATGACGACCGCAGCGACTGCCATCCTGCTTCATCCGCTTTCGATCTGGGGCCGCAAGGCGGTGAGCGCCAAAGCGGATGCCGGCAAGGTCTACCGCGACCAGCTTTTCGAACTCGACGAGGATATCGCCTCCGGACGTATCTCGCCGGACGAATACGAATTGGCTAAAGCAGAAACGGCGCGGCGTCTGTTTAAGGCTGTGGACAACCGCCGTCCGACGCAGAGCGCGCAACGCTCCGGCAGATGGCTGAAGCACGGGATAGTCGCGTTCTTGCCCTTGCTCAGTATCGCTCTTTACATCTCGCTCGGTTCCCCCGATCTCCCCTCTCGTCCCTTGGCGGCAAGGCTTGCGGAGCCAGGCGAGGATCTCGCAATCCTCGTGAAGAAGATGGAGGATCACCTGGCCGGTCATCCCGAGGACGGGAGGGCATGGGACGTTATTGCCCCCGTTTACCTTAGGATGGGCCGGGTCGATGATGCGGCAAAGGCGTATCGAACCGCCATTCGTCTGGACGGAGCCGATGTGCCCCGCCTGGAAGGGCTGTCGGAAACGCTCATGGCCACCTCAAATGGCATAGTGACGGAAGAGGTGCTCTATGAACTCAAGCAGATCCTCACGCTTGAACCGAACAACCCGCGAGCGCGTTTCTATATTGCTTTGAGCCTGGAGCAGGCCGGCCAGCCGAATGCGGCGCGTGGCGCCTTCGAGTCACTGGCGAAGCAGTCGCCGGCCGATGCGCCGTGGCTGCCGCTGGTCAACGAACATATCGCCAAAAACGGCGGCACGGCGGTTGCACCTTCTGCTGAGCAAGCAGTTCCGGGCGGCCCGACGGAGCAGGATGTGGCGGCGGCTGAGACGTTGAGCACCGGTGACCGCCAGCAGATGATCCGCGCCATGGTGGAAAGCCTGGATGCCAAACTGACCGCCGATCCTGATAATTTCGAGGGCTGGATGCGTCTCGTCCGCTCTTACGCCGTCTTGAACGACAAGGATCGTGCCGCGGATGCCGTAAAGCGCGGGCTTGCCGCCTTCCCGGCCTCGGGCGATCAGGGCAGGCAATTGCTGGCGCTGGCTAGGGAATTCGGCATTGCCACGGAAGGCTCGGTGGCCACGGAAGGATCGGTTGAATGA
- a CDS encoding response regulator, whose translation MRTMEPDRILVVDDDVRIRQMLVRYFEDNGFKVNAVANGAAMRSELAKNSYAAIFLDLVLPNGENGLELLRELRSTSDVPVLMLTGQDDVTDKVVGLEIGADDYIAKPFHLRELLARLRTILRRRTSSDATRASNGEDETLAFEGWCLDVSRRRLTSPQGDDVALTTGEFDMLLVFVRNPGRVLSRDTLMDLTRNRNLEAFDRAIDAQIVRLRKKIEDDPKSPDLIQSVRGVGYVFTGRPERTPK comes from the coding sequence ATGAGAACAATGGAACCGGACCGTATTCTGGTGGTCGATGACGACGTGCGGATCAGGCAGATGCTGGTGCGTTACTTCGAAGACAACGGATTTAAGGTGAACGCGGTCGCGAACGGCGCGGCGATGCGTTCCGAACTTGCCAAGAACTCATACGCGGCAATTTTTCTCGATCTGGTGCTCCCGAACGGCGAGAATGGTCTCGAGTTGCTTCGGGAGCTTCGAAGCACATCCGACGTGCCGGTTCTCATGCTGACCGGTCAGGACGATGTCACGGACAAGGTCGTCGGCCTTGAGATCGGCGCCGATGATTACATCGCCAAGCCCTTTCACCTGAGGGAGCTGCTGGCCCGTCTCAGGACAATTCTGCGACGTCGCACGTCCTCGGACGCCACCCGCGCCTCCAATGGAGAAGACGAAACGCTCGCCTTCGAAGGCTGGTGCCTCGATGTGTCTCGGAGACGATTGACCTCACCCCAGGGCGACGACGTTGCCTTGACAACGGGCGAGTTCGACATGCTGCTCGTGTTCGTGCGCAATCCCGGCCGCGTTCTTTCGCGCGACACCCTCATGGATCTGACGAGAAACCGCAATCTCGAAGCCTTCGATCGCGCAATCGACGCCCAGATCGTCCGTTTGCGCAAGAAGATCGAGGATGATCCAAAGAGCCCGGATCTCATCCAGTCGGTGCGCGGCGTCGGTTATGTCTTCACTGGGCGACCGGAACGAACACCGAAATAA
- the ccmE gene encoding cytochrome c maturation protein CcmE: protein MTRKQKRLAVIAGGMSFILVAVLLVMFAFSQSVAYFYMPGDLANNPVAPGTRIRLGGLVSSGSVVRGEGSVVRFAVTDPSGEIVNVRYQGILPDLFREGQGVVTEGRFETGSNVFTADTVLAKHDETYMPKDVADRLKAQGLWEEGKGAAPQSETTKGKAAVGQEAQAQQTKAQQTKATP, encoded by the coding sequence ATGACGCGCAAGCAGAAACGCCTGGCAGTGATTGCCGGCGGCATGAGCTTCATCCTCGTCGCCGTGCTGCTCGTCATGTTCGCCTTCAGCCAATCGGTCGCCTATTTCTACATGCCGGGCGATCTCGCCAACAACCCGGTGGCACCCGGCACCCGCATCCGCCTCGGCGGGCTTGTGAGCAGCGGCAGCGTCGTGCGCGGCGAGGGCTCGGTGGTGCGCTTTGCGGTGACCGACCCGAGCGGAGAGATCGTCAATGTCCGCTACCAGGGCATATTGCCGGACCTGTTTCGCGAGGGGCAGGGGGTGGTGACCGAAGGCAGATTCGAGACCGGCAGCAATGTCTTCACCGCCGATACCGTGCTTGCCAAGCATGACGAGACCTACATGCCCAAGGACGTGGCCGACAGGCTGAAGGCGCAGGGCCTGTGGGAAGAGGGCAAGGGAGCCGCACCGCAGAGCGAGACGACCAAGGGCAAGGCGGCGGTAGGCCAGGAGGCCCAGGCGCAACAGACAAAGGCCCAGCAAACGAAGGCGACGCCATGA